A segment of the Dehalococcoidia bacterium genome:
CGCTGGAGGATCGGCGAGCCGGCGCAGGTGGCGGGCCTGTCGATTGACGGGGCGGAGGTGTTCCTCGCGCAGGAGTCGCCGCCGAACGGGACCCGATCTCCTGATGTGGCTGGTTACACGACCGTGCGCATCGAGCTGTTTGCCGACGACCCGCAGCAGGTGCAGGAACGGGCGATCGCGGCGGGGGCGCGGGCAGGGAGCGCTGTCGAAGAGCGCCGGCATGAGACCGTCGGGGCGACACCAAATCTACGGATGCTGCAAGGCGGCGTCATCGACCCGTTTGGCCATGTTTGGCTGATCGGGAAGTTCCTTGAGTGATCGGCGGGGCATCGTGCGTCAATGTGAGCGGTGGTGAGACCAACCCCGAAACCCAGAACTCGCAGCCCAGAACTTACAACTTAGGACTTACAACTTGGAACTGCGTTCCATCGCCAAAAAATTCCGCAGCAGTTGATGCCCATCCGGCGTCAGGATCGACTCGGGATGAAACTGCACGCCTTCGACGGGCAGTTCGCGGTGCCGCACGCCCATGATGATGCCGCTCTCGCTGCGCGCGCTCACTTCGAGCGCGTCGGGCACGCTGTCGGGCCGGATCGCGAGCGAGTGGTAGCGCGTCGCATCGATCGGCGATGAGAGGCCCGCGAAGACGCCCTTGCCGTCGTGCGTGACGTGCGACACCTTGCCGTGCAGGATCTCGCCCGCGCCCTCCACGACGCCGCCGAAGACTTCGCCGATGCACTGATGGCCGAGACACACGCCGAGGATCGGCGTCTTGCCGGCGAAGCGGCGGATGACGTCCTTGCTGATGCCCGCGTCGTCGGGGTTGCCAGGACCGGGTGAGATGATGATGCGGTCAGGCGCCATCTCCTCGATGTCTTCGAGCGTGACGCCGTCGTTGCGCACGACTTCAACTTCCGCGCCCAGTTCGCCGAGGTACTGGTAGAGGTTGTACGTGAAGCTGTCGTAGTTATCGATGAGCAGGAGCATCAGCGTTTCCTCGCCTTGATGATGAGTGCATACGGCAGCAGCGCCAGCCATTCGGCGCTGAGGTCGTCCGCGATCGGCGGCTGTTCGTCTTCCTTCGGCTCGACGATGCCTTCGACGGCGAAGCCGGCCGCGGCGAGCTGGTCGAACCACTCGGACAGCGTCCGCATGTACGAGCGCAGCGGCGGCGCGTCCGTCGCGGCGACGAGCCGGTTGAGATCGTGATGCGGCGTCCAGTACGACGTCCAGACGACGAACGGCGGTCCGCCGTCGACGATGACGTCGAACGGATGCTTCACGGACAGCACGAGCGTGCCGCCGGTCCGCAGCAAGCGTGCCGCTTCGGCCAGCGCGAGATCGATGCGCTCGACGTACTCCATGACACCGATCGCGATGGCGAGGTCGAAGCTGGCGCCGTCGAAGCGTGACAGGTCTTCGATCGGGCCTTCACCGAACGACGCGTTGGGCGCGGCGTGCCGGACCGCGTACTTCTTCGCGTAGGCGATCTGCGACGGCGACTGATCGACGCCGACCACGACGGCGCCGAGCTTCTCGAGCGCCACGGCGTCCTGGCCGCCGCCGCAGCCAAGCACGATCGCACGCTTGCCTCGCACGTCGTCGAGCACATGCAGGTCGTCTTCGGACGAACGCCACGTCCACATCAGGCGCGTGCCGAATCGGTCGCCGTAGCGCTCGTCCTGCCATGCCTTCGCGATGGCTTCCCATGCGGCGCGGTTGTCCGGCGGCGGCCACGGCGGCGCCGGATCGGCTTCGCGCTCGGCGAGCGGCGTTGCTTCCGCTGTCGCTTCCGGCGTCCATGCCGGCATCTCCTCGACGGGCTCTTCGTTGAGGATGCGCACCAGCGGCTCGCGAAGCGCGGGCGGCATCCAGACGTTCGGCAGATCGCCGGCCGAGAGCCAGCGCGCGTCGTCGTAGTCGCCGGCGGCGTTGAAGCGCAGCGCGCCTTCGGCGAGTTCCGCGCGGAAGACGTTGGCGACGTAGCGCGCGTTGTCGTCGGGATCCTCCAGGTACACGGTATCGACGAAGATCTCGTTCGCGACGGTGACGCCGAATTGCTGGGCGGTGTGGCGCCGCACCGCTTCCTCGGCGGTCTCGTCGTTGCCGACGGCCGTCATGGGCAGCAGCCACTGCCCCGCAAACGGCGGGCGGCCTTGCTTGCGACGCGCCGTCAGCACGAGCGCATCGCGTTCGATGAGTGCGGCGGACAACAACTCCGGCTGCGTGCTCACCTCAGTATCCGAGCGAGCCGCGGGGCAGCGCATCCAGACGCTGCTCTGCCAGTTCGATCGCGCGCATCATCGCACGCGCCTTGTTGCCGGACTCGGTGTATTCCTCCTCGGGCGTGCTATCGAAGACGACGCCGCCCGCCGCCTGCACGTAGGCGACGCCGGGCTTCATCCAGACCGTGCGGATGGCCAGCGCGGTGTCGCAGTTGCCGGACATGTCGAAATATCCGACGCAGCCGCCATAGCCGCCGCGCCGCTGTCCCTCCAGCTCCGCGATGATCTCCATGGTGCGTATCTTCGGCGCGCCGGTCACCGTGCCGTGCGGGAAGTAGGCGCGCAGCGCGTCGTACATGGTGACGCCGGAGCGGAGCTTGCCGACGACGTGCGAGACCATGTGCATGACGTGCGAGTAGCGCTCGATCGCCATGAGCGACGTGACCTGCACGCTGCCCGTCTCGCAGACGCGGCCGAGATCGTTGCGCGCGAGGTCCACGAGCATGATGTGCTCGGCGCGCTCCTTTTCCGACGTCTGCAACTCATCGGCCATGCGCTGTTCATCTTCGGCATCGCGGCCGCGGCGTCGCGTGCCGGCGATCGGATGCGTCTCGATCGCGCCGTCCTCGACGCGGATGAGCATCTCCGGTGACGCCCCGACGACGTGCATGTCGCCCAGTTCCAGGTAGTACATGTACGGCGAAGGATTCACGGTGCGGAGCGCCCGATACACCTCGAACGGATGCGCATCGGTGCGGCGCTCGAAGCGCTGCGACACCTGGATTTGATAAGTGTCGCCCTTTCGGATGTACTCCTTGGCGCGTTCGACCTTGGCCTTGAACGCTTCTTCGGTCGTGTTGGAGGCGACGCTGCGGTCGGCCCCCTCGACGCGCGGCGCTTCGTAGGGCAGCCGCGAGAGCGGCTTCTCGAGGCGTGCGACAAGCTCTTCGATCTTCCACGTCGCCTGGCGGTATGAGGCATCGATGTCGCCGTCCAACCGCGCGTGGCTGACGACCTTGATGTTGTGTTGCAGGTGATCGAAGACGAGCAGTGTATCGGTCAAGAGAAAGATCGACTCCGGGAACCCCTGCGGATCAGCATCCGGCAACGGCAGCTTCTCGTAGTAGCGCGCGACTTCGTATGCCATGTACCCGACGGCGCCGCCGTGAAAGCGCGGCAGTCCTGGCACGCGCACGGGCGTGTAGCGTCGCAACTCGTCCTCGATCTGGAGGAGCGGGTCGCCGGACTGCTCGTGTTCCGTGGCATGCTCGCCGGTGCGCATGACGCGGTACGGCTCCGTGCCGATGAAGCTGTAGCGTGCGAGCCGCTCGCCGCCTTCGACGGACTCGAGCAGGAACGAGTACTGGCCGCGGGCCACCTTCAGGTACGCCGACACCGGCGTCTCGAGATCGGCGGCGACGTCGCGGTACACGGGCACGATGTTGCCCTGGCCGGCCATCGCCTTCACCTGTTCGAGCGTCGGGAGGCAGGGGGTCATGACGGCATGCCTCGCGGAAAGTAATCGAGGCGCAGCGCCTTGCGCACGGCTTCGATCGTCGCCTGCGCCGCATCGTAGCCCGCCTTGCTGCCCTGTTCGAGCGCTTCCCGCACGAGTTCGGGGCGCGCTTCGTAATGCGCGCGGCGCTCGCGGAACGGCTCGAGCAGGTTGTTGATCGCGACCGCGAGGCTCTTCTTCACCTCGACATCGCCGACCGTTCCTTTCACGTAGCGCTCCTTGAAATCGTTGACCTCGTCGACGTTTGGGTTGAACGCGTCGTGGTACATGAACACCGGGTTGCCCTCGACGTGTCCGGGATCGGTCGCGCGCAGGCGCGTCGGGTCGGTGTACATGCTCATCACCTTGCGCGTTACCGTCTCGGCGTCGTCCTTGAGGTCGATCGTGTTGCCGATCGATTTACTCATCTTCGCCTGACCATCGAGCCCGGCCAGGCGCGGCACACGGCCGACGAGCGGCTGCGGCTCCGGGAACACCTCGCCGAAATCGCGGTTGAACTTTCGCGCGATCTCACGCGTCATCTCGATGTGCGGCAGCTGGTCGTCGCCGACGGGCACCAGGTGGGCGCGCGGCATGAGGATGTTCGCCACCTGCATCAACGGATAGATGAAGAACCCGACGGGAACGCCCTTTTTTCCGGTCTCGAGGTCGGCCATCTCCGCCTTCAGCGTTGGGTTGCGCTGCAGGCGTCCGAGCGGCATGAACCAACTCAGCAGCACCGTCAGTTCCGCGTGCTGGGGCACCTGGCTCTCGATCACGTAATGGCTGTTCTGGGGATCGAGCCCGACCGACAGCCAGTCGAGCGCAACCTCCCAGACGGCGTCGCGCACGCGGTCGATGTCGTCCGCGTAGTCGGAGACCTGGTAATCGGCGATCAGGAAAAAGCACTCGTACTCGTTTTGCAGGCGGATCCAATTCTCCAGCGCGCCTGCGTAGTGGCCGAGATGCAGGGAGCCGGTGGGGCGGATGCCGGTGAGGATGCGTTTTCGTTCAGACAACGGCCACCCCCGATGCGGCGTACAACAGACAACAAACAACAGGCAACAGAGGGTTACGTTGCATCGTAGCTTGCCCGTTCTTCGCGGAATGCACGTGCTTTGCCGGTTTCCTTGTCGAGGTCAATCATCTTCGCCGAAATCATCCTCATCACTTCATCGCCAAGCGTGATGATCCGCTCCTCGAGATGAGGATCAATGAGATCCAGGCGACGAAATGTGTCCAGCCAGCTCATCGTCTCGGCGACGGATCCGCGGGCTATGGAGAGGTGATTGCGATACGCGCCCGCAGCGAAGCGTCCATGACCTTCTGCAATATTCGCGGCTATAGCAGTGGCCGAGCGAACGATTTGTTGGACGAGCACGTTCGTTGTTCGATCGGCGGGCAACGCCTTCGTGAACCGGATGATCTCGACGGTCAGGAGCTGTGCCTTCTCCCACATCACAAGGTTACGGAACGAGTAACCTCCCCGCGTCCTCTGTTGCCTGTTGTCTGTTGTCTGTTGTCGTGTCATACCAAGGGCACTTCCTGCATCGCCGCCTTCACCCTGTCCGCGGGGTACGCGAAGTCCTGCAGCTTTCCCGCCAGGTAGTTGTCGTACGCCGTCATGTCGAAGTAGCCGTGGCCGCTCAGGTTAAAGAGGATTGTCTTCGATGCGCCGGACTGCTTGCAGGCGAGCGCCTCGTCGATCGCGGCGCGGATCGCGTGCGCGCTTTCCGGCGCCGGGACGATGCCCTCCGTGCGAGCGAATTGCAGCGCCGCATCGAAGACGGTGTTCTGGTGGTAGGCGCGCGCTTCGATGAATCCCTGGTCGTACAGCTCGCAGATCAGGTTCGCCATGCCGTGATAACGCAGGCCGCCGGCGTGAATGCCCTCGGGGATGAACGTATGGCCCAGCGTGAACATCTTGATCAGCGGCGTCGTGCCGGCCGTATCACCGAAGTCGTAGCGGTACTCGCCCTTGGTCAGCGACGGGCAGGCTTCCGGCTCGGCGGCGATGAACTGCGTCGGCTTGCCGCCGGTCAGCTTTTCGCGCATGAATGGGAAGGCCAGCCCTGCGAAGTTGGAGCCGCCGCCGGCACAACCGATGACGGCGTCCGGGTACTCGCCCGCCATCTCCATCTGCTTCATCGCTTCCTGGCCGATCACGGTCTGGTGCAGCAACACGTGGTTGAGCACGCTGCCGAGCGAGTACTTGGTGTCGTCGCGCTTCGCTGCGTCCTCGACGGCTTCGCTGATCGCGATACCGAGGCTGCCCGGCGTGTCGGGCGTCGCCTCGAGGATGGCGCGGCCGGCATCGGTGTCGCCGCTCGGGCTGGCGACGACCTCGGCGCCGTAGACCTGCATGAGCGATCGGCGATACGGCTTCTGCTCGTAGCTGATCTTCACCATGTAGATCTTCAGGTCGATGCCGAAGAAGTTGCACGCCATCGCGAGGGCGCAGCCCCACTGGCCGGCGCCCGTCTCGGTGGTCAGACGCGTGATGCCTTCCTGCTTGTTGTAGTACGCCTGCGCGACGGCGGTGTTCGGCTTGTGCGAGCCGACCGGCGACGCGCCTTCGTACTTGAAGTAGATGTGCGCCGGCGTGTCGAGCGCGCGCTCGAGGCGACGAGCGCGGATCAGCGGCGTCGGCCGCCAGAGCGCATAGATGTCACGCACTTCATCGGGGATCTCGACGAACCTCTCGGTCGAGACTTCCTGCTTGATCAACGCCATCGGAAAGAGCGATGCCAGCGCCTCCGGCCCGATCGGTTCGTGTGTGCCGGGGTTGAGCGGCGGCGGCGGCGCCTTCGGCAGGTCGGCCGCGACGTTGTACCAGTGCGCCGGCAGGTCGGCCTCCGATAGCAGGAACTTCGTGCGCTCGTCCGTCATGTGGCCTCCCGTCAGAGTGAACATCATCGCCCCAGGATGCGTTTTGCGTTTGAACCTGGAACCTCGAACCTGGAACCTTCATCGGTGCTGGTTCAAGGTTCAAGGTTCTGGGTTCTACGTTCTGGTTCAAGGTTCTTCATATTCTCAAGAAAACTAAAACAGCCCTCACCCACTGAGGGGCGAGAGCTTGCTCGCGGTACCACCCTGCATTCGGTTACGTCCGTAACGCGGACGCACCATCTCGGTCCGGCACGGGGCTTCGCCGCCGATGCCGTGGGCCGTGGTAACGGCGCCCATCCCGTCGGGGCCTACTTGTCCGCCCTGGCGGAGGTTCGGTCCGAGGCTCCCGGATCCATTCTGTCTGCCGCGCCGCCGCCGGATTTCACCTGTCCCGGCTCTCTTGTTGGCCCGCTGCCAGACCTACTCTTCCCGATCATCGCCAATCTTCGATTTCGCGCAGTGTAGGCTTCGCCCTCGAAACGTGTCAAGCGGGTGCGACAAGCGGGACAAGCTCAAGGTTGGGGACTTCCCTACTGCCGCGCGGAGACCGCGTATCGGACGATTCCCGCATGGAGAAAACAGGCGGCGGCGCGCGCGAGGGCGGCGCGAAGATCATCGCGCTGGAGCAGATGGCGCGCGTGACGCGGCGCTTCAAGCCGAAGGGCGCGCATCGCCTGCTCACGACGGTCTACAGCCCGGAACGCCGCGCCGCCAACCACTTCGAGGTGATCCGCCCCTACGGCAACAACCTGCGCATGCTCCTGGACACGTCGTCGTTCATCGAGTGGCAGATCTTCTTCTACGGCCGCTACGAGCCGGAGATCGTCGAGCTGATCCGCGAGACCTGCAAGCCGGGAGGGACGGCGATCGACGCCGGCGCGAACGTCGGGTGCCATGCGCTGATCATGGCGGAGTGCGCGGGCGAACAGGGGCGCGTGATCGCGCTTGAGCCGCACGCGCGCGTGTTCGAACGGCTGCGCGCCAACGTCGCGATGAACGGCTTGCAGCAGATCGAGACGTTGCGGACAGCCGCGGGCGCAGAGAGCGGCACGATGCAACTCTACGCGCCGGCATCGACGCACCACGGCGCCGGCAAGGCGACGATGTATGAAGGCAACCTGGCGCTCGACCCCTACGCGGCGTCAGCGATGGAGTGCGCCGACGTGCCGGTGACGACGATCGATCGAGTGATGTTCGAGCGCGAGTGCGAGCGGCTGGACCTGATCAAGATCGACGTCGAGGGCCACGAGATGCCGGTGCTGCGCGGCGCCCGCGAGACGATCGCGCGCTTCCGCCCGTCCGTGATCTTCGAGTACACGGCGGAGTACTGGCTCAACGCCGGCGCGAACTTCGCCGATGTGCGGGCGTTCTTCGAGGTACAGCGTTACGAGTTGC
Coding sequences within it:
- a CDS encoding aminodeoxychorismate/anthranilate synthase component II, which produces MLLLIDNYDSFTYNLYQYLGELGAEVEVVRNDGVTLEDIEEMAPDRIIISPGPGNPDDAGISKDVIRRFAGKTPILGVCLGHQCIGEVFGGVVEGAGEILHGKVSHVTHDGKGVFAGLSSPIDATRYHSLAIRPDSVPDALEVSARSESGIIMGVRHRELPVEGVQFHPESILTPDGHQLLRNFLAMERSSKL
- a CDS encoding VOC family protein, producing the protein MATQISPMLAVSDAEAAIAFYKRAFGAEERWRIGEPAQVAGLSIDGAEVFLAQESPPNGTRSPDVAGYTTVRIELFADDPQQVQERAIAAGARAGSAVEERRHETVGATPNLRMLQGGVIDPFGHVWLIGKFLE
- a CDS encoding TrpB-like pyridoxal phosphate-dependent enzyme, translating into MTDERTKFLLSEADLPAHWYNVAADLPKAPPPPLNPGTHEPIGPEALASLFPMALIKQEVSTERFVEIPDEVRDIYALWRPTPLIRARRLERALDTPAHIYFKYEGASPVGSHKPNTAVAQAYYNKQEGITRLTTETGAGQWGCALAMACNFFGIDLKIYMVKISYEQKPYRRSLMQVYGAEVVASPSGDTDAGRAILEATPDTPGSLGIAISEAVEDAAKRDDTKYSLGSVLNHVLLHQTVIGQEAMKQMEMAGEYPDAVIGCAGGGSNFAGLAFPFMREKLTGGKPTQFIAAEPEACPSLTKGEYRYDFGDTAGTTPLIKMFTLGHTFIPEGIHAGGLRYHGMANLICELYDQGFIEARAYHQNTVFDAALQFARTEGIVPAPESAHAIRAAIDEALACKQSGASKTILFNLSGHGYFDMTAYDNYLAGKLQDFAYPADRVKAAMQEVPLV
- a CDS encoding methyltransferase domain-containing protein, with translation MSTQPELLSAALIERDALVLTARRKQGRPPFAGQWLLPMTAVGNDETAEEAVRRHTAQQFGVTVANEIFVDTVYLEDPDDNARYVANVFRAELAEGALRFNAAGDYDDARWLSAGDLPNVWMPPALREPLVRILNEEPVEEMPAWTPEATAEATPLAEREADPAPPWPPPDNRAAWEAIAKAWQDERYGDRFGTRLMWTWRSSEDDLHVLDDVRGKRAIVLGCGGGQDAVALEKLGAVVVGVDQSPSQIAYAKKYAVRHAAPNASFGEGPIEDLSRFDGASFDLAIAIGVMEYVERIDLALAEAARLLRTGGTLVLSVKHPFDVIVDGGPPFVVWTSYWTPHHDLNRLVAATDAPPLRSYMRTLSEWFDQLAAAGFAVEGIVEPKEDEQPPIADDLSAEWLALLPYALIIKARKR
- the trpS gene encoding tryptophan--tRNA ligase — protein: MSERKRILTGIRPTGSLHLGHYAGALENWIRLQNEYECFFLIADYQVSDYADDIDRVRDAVWEVALDWLSVGLDPQNSHYVIESQVPQHAELTVLLSWFMPLGRLQRNPTLKAEMADLETGKKGVPVGFFIYPLMQVANILMPRAHLVPVGDDQLPHIEMTREIARKFNRDFGEVFPEPQPLVGRVPRLAGLDGQAKMSKSIGNTIDLKDDAETVTRKVMSMYTDPTRLRATDPGHVEGNPVFMYHDAFNPNVDEVNDFKERYVKGTVGDVEVKKSLAVAINNLLEPFRERRAHYEARPELVREALEQGSKAGYDAAQATIEAVRKALRLDYFPRGMPS
- a CDS encoding FkbM family methyltransferase, producing the protein MEKTGGGAREGGAKIIALEQMARVTRRFKPKGAHRLLTTVYSPERRAANHFEVIRPYGNNLRMLLDTSSFIEWQIFFYGRYEPEIVELIRETCKPGGTAIDAGANVGCHALIMAECAGEQGRVIALEPHARVFERLRANVAMNGLQQIETLRTAAGAESGTMQLYAPASTHHGAGKATMYEGNLALDPYAASAMECADVPVTTIDRVMFERECERLDLIKIDVEGHEMPVLRGARETIARFRPSVIFEYTAEYWLNAGANFADVRAFFEVQRYELRYITPKGPRPFEHVANGNYVASPA
- a CDS encoding four helix bundle protein, encoding MWEKAQLLTVEIIRFTKALPADRTTNVLVQQIVRSATAIAANIAEGHGRFAAGAYRNHLSIARGSVAETMSWLDTFRRLDLIDPHLEERIITLGDEVMRMISAKMIDLDKETGKARAFREERASYDAT
- the trpE gene encoding anthranilate synthase component I, whose translation is MTPCLPTLEQVKAMAGQGNIVPVYRDVAADLETPVSAYLKVARGQYSFLLESVEGGERLARYSFIGTEPYRVMRTGEHATEHEQSGDPLLQIEDELRRYTPVRVPGLPRFHGGAVGYMAYEVARYYEKLPLPDADPQGFPESIFLLTDTLLVFDHLQHNIKVVSHARLDGDIDASYRQATWKIEELVARLEKPLSRLPYEAPRVEGADRSVASNTTEEAFKAKVERAKEYIRKGDTYQIQVSQRFERRTDAHPFEVYRALRTVNPSPYMYYLELGDMHVVGASPEMLIRVEDGAIETHPIAGTRRRGRDAEDEQRMADELQTSEKERAEHIMLVDLARNDLGRVCETGSVQVTSLMAIERYSHVMHMVSHVVGKLRSGVTMYDALRAYFPHGTVTGAPKIRTMEIIAELEGQRRGGYGGCVGYFDMSGNCDTALAIRTVWMKPGVAYVQAAGGVVFDSTPEEEYTESGNKARAMMRAIELAEQRLDALPRGSLGY